The Cryptosporangium aurantiacum DNA segment GACGAACACGGACCGGGTCGCGCACCGGGCCGCGCTGTTCGACACGATCACCGCGGCGCTGGCCGGGCGCGGCGCGGAGGCGTGGTTCGAGGCGCTGACCGCGGCCGGCGTCCCGGCCGGGCCGATCAACGACGTCGCCGACGCGTTCGCGTTGGCGACCCGGCTCGGCCTGGAGCCGGCGGTGGCGGTGCCGGGCGCGGTGGCGCCCGGCGTGGCGAACCCGATCCGCCTGTCCGCCACCCCGGCGACGTACCGGCTGCCCCCGCCGCCGAGCCCGGTCCGCGCCCAGAGACGCGAAAGCGGGCTGTAAGCCGACGTTAGACCCCTGTTTCGCGTCAATCGTTGCGGCCGCCGTGCGCTACAGGCCGTAGGTTTTGCCGATGATGTCGCGTTGGATCTCGCTGGTGCCGCCGTAGACGGTGCTGATGACGCTCGCCCGCAGGATGTGCTCCATGTCGTACTCGGTGGCGTAGCCGTAGCCGCCCATCATCTGCATGCCTTCCAGCGCCATCGCCTTCGCGAACTCGGTGGCCTTGAGCTTCGCCATCGACGCCTCGCGCGGGAAGATCTTGCCGGGATTCGCGTCGACCAGCTCCGCCACCTGGTACACGAGCAGCCGGACGCAGGTCAGCTCGGTGGCCAGGTCGGCGAGGCGGTGCCGCAGCGCCTGGAACGACCCGATCGGCCGCCCGAACTGCGTCCGCTGCGTGACGTAGGCGAGCGTGTCGTCGAACGCGCGTTGCGCGGTGCCGAGCATCAGCGCGGCGAGCACCAGCCGCTCGAAGTTCAGCCCGGCCATCAGCTGCCGCCAGCCGTTGCCGACCTCACCGACCACCGCGGAGTCCGGCAGCACGCAGTCGGTGAAGTACAGGTCGTTGACCTCGCGGCCGCCCATCGTCTCGATGCCGTGGATCGCCAGGCCGGGCGTGCCGGTCGGGACGTTGAACATCGTCAGGCCCTCGTGGCCGGAGCCGGACGTCCGCGCCACCAGCAGGATGTGGTCGGCGATGTGGGCGTTCGAGCACCACGTCTTCTGGCCGTTGATCACCCAGCCGTCGTCGCGCTTCTCGGCGCGGCAGGTCAGCGCCGCCACGTCGGACCCGGCGCCGGGCTCGGACATCGAGATCGACTCCACCGCGCCGTTCGCGATGCCGCCGAGGATCGTCTTCTTCTGCTCTTCGCTGCCGAAGCGCTCGTACGCGCCGGCCACGATGATCGACGTCGCGAAGCCGCCGATCGGCGCGAGCGACTTCGACGTCTCCTCCAGGAACAGGCAGAGGTCGACGGCGCCGCCCCCGGCGCCGCCGTACTCCTCCGGCAGGCCGGCGCCGAGGTAACCGAGCGCGGCCAGCTTGCCGTACAGCTCCGGGCTGTGCCGGCCACCGTCGGCCACGAGCGCGTCACGCTGCTCGCGGGTTCCGGCCTCGCGGCGGCAGAAGTCGGCGACCGCGGCGGCGAACGCGCGCTGCTCGTCGGTGAGGTCAGGCGTCACGGGTGTCCTCCCGGAGGGGCTTCGATTCGTTGACGGGAATGTAAAATACCAAATATATTCGCGCGGTCGGAGGGAGTCTTTCCATGACCGCGCAAACCGTGCTGATCGGACGCAACCCCGCAACGGGCGAGGTTCTCGGCGAATACCCGATCGCGGGTGAGAACGAGGTCGGCGCCGCCGTCGACCGGGCCCGGACGGCCGCCACCTGGTGGGCCGGCCGGCCGCCGGCCGAGCGGCGAGCGCTCCTGCTCGCCTGGAAACGCGAGCTCGCCAGGGGCGCGGACGAGCTGGCCGCGCTGATCCGGTCGGAGACCGGGAAGCCCCTCACCGATGCCGGTCTGGAAGTGATGCTGGCGGTCGAGCACCTGGACTGGGCCGCCCGCAACGCCCACCGGGTGCTGCGCGGCCGCACCGTGCGCAGCGGGCTGCTCGCGGCCAACCAGCGTGGTGTGCTGAGCTACCGCCCGCTCGGCGTCGTCGGTGTCATCGGCCCGTGGAACTACCCCGTCTACACGCCGCTCGGTTCGGTGTCGTACGCGCTGGCGGCGGGCAACGCGGTCGTCTTCAAGCCGAGCGAGTACACGCCGGGCGTCGGCCGGTGGCTGGCCGACAAGTTCCTCGCAGCGGTCGGGGAGCCGGTCCTGCAGGTGGTCACCGGCGACGGCACCACCGGCGCCGCGCTGGCCCGGTCCGGCGTCGACAAGATCGCGTTCACCGGCTCGACGGCGACCGCCAAGCGGGTGATGGCCGCCTGCGCCGAGACGCTGACGCCGATCGTCGTCGAGGCGGGCGGCAAGGACGCGATGATCGTCGCCGCCGACGCGGACGTGGACGCCGCCGCGGCGGCCGCCGTGTTCGGCGGGATGGGCAACTCCGGGCAGACCTGCGCCGGCGTCGAGCGGGTGTACGTCGAGCGCTCGGTCTACGCGGCGTTCGTCGACGCGGTGCAGGCGCGGGCCATGGAGCTGCGGCCCGGCGCGAGCGAGGACTCCGACTACGGGCCGCTGACGATGCCGAAGCAGGCCGACGTGATCGCCGGGCACGTGGCCGACGCGCTGGCCCGGGGCGGGAAGCCGATCGTGGGCGGGGCGGACGCGGTCCGGCCGCCGTTCGTCGACCCGGTCGTGCTGACCGAGGTCCCCGAGGACAGCAGTGCGGTCACCGAGGAGACGTTCGGCCCGGTCCTGATCGTCAACCCGGTCGACGATCTGGACGACGCCGTCCGCCGCGCCAACAGCACGACGCTGGGCCTGGCCGGATCGGTGTTCACCCGGGACACCAAGCGTGGCGCGGCGATCGCGGCCCGGCTGCGGGTCGGCGCGGCGTCGGTCAACTCGGTGCTCGGGTTCGCGGCGATCCCGGCGTTGCCGTTCGGCGGGGTCGGCGACTCCGGGTTCGGCCGCATCCACGGAGCCGACGGGCTGCGCGAGTTCAGCCGGGCCAACTCGCTCACCGTGCAGCGGTTCCGGGCGCCGGTCGACCTGATGCGGTTCGACCGGTCACCGAAGGCCGTGGCCACCGCGTGGCGGATGTTCCGCCTCCGGCATGCCCGGGGGTGAGCGGTTACGACCAGGCGCCGCGGGCGTCGAGATGGGCGAGGAGCCGCTCGGCGCCATCGGTGAAGTGCCGCGCCATCACCGCGGTCGCCTGCTCGCCGTCCCGCGCCTCCAGCGCGGTCAGCAGCTCCTCGTGCGCGCTGAGCATCGACGCGCGCCACCCGGCGTCGGTCGAGTAGAAGCGGACCGGCGTGTAGCGGAGCGCGGTGTGCAGGAACCAGGAGAGCTTGCGGGCCGCGGCGATCCGGTTGAGCGCGCGGTGGAAGTCGAACTCCCGCTCCTCGATCTCGGCGGGCGTCGCCGTGCGGACGGCGTCGCGGAGGCCCTGCTGCTTCTCCTTCAGGTCGGCCAGCTCGTCCGCGGTGATCTGCGCGGCCGCGCGGACGGCCAGCTCGCCGGCGATGTGCGCCTGCAGCGCGAACACGTCGACGATGTCCTGCCGGGAGAGCGGCGCGACCTTGTAGCCGCGCCGCGGCTCCAGCTCGACCATGTCCTCGCCGCGCAGCGTCAGCAGCGCTTCCCGAACCGGTGTGATGCTCACACCGAGCGTCGCGGCGACGTCCTCCAGGCGGATGAACGTGCCGGGAGGCAGCTCGCCGGACATGATCTGGTCGCGCAGGTACGCCACGACCTCGTCCGACAGTTGTGGACGGCGCAACCGGGCCGTCCGTCCGATGGGGACGCCGTTCGTGCGGTGGGCCATGCGGTTCCTCTCACGCGGACGCCCCGAGGGTGTGAAGATATCAAATATAGAGAGGGCGGTGAGCACCGTGGTTACCGTGTCCCGACGTCCACGCACCCACTGGTTACGTCAGATCCTGGCGCTCGACCCGGAGCGTGACCACACCGAGATCTACCGGATCTCGGCCGGCTACGAGTTTCCCTGGGACTACCAGCGCGCGCTGGAGCTCGCGCTGTTCCGCACCTACTGCGTCCCGACGATCTCGTCGCTGCTCGAGGCGACCGGCGAGTTCCGGAACCGGCCCCAGAAACGGTACGACGACACCGCGCTGCTGATGGCGGAGCTCGCCGAGCACGGCTACGACTCGCCGCGCGGCAAGGAGGCGCTCCGCGTCATCAACCGGGCGCACGGGCAGTACGCGATCAGCAACGACGACATGCGGTACGTGCTCTCGACGTTCGTCTACGAGCCGGTGGACTGGATCGACCGGTACGGCTGGCGGCCGCTGTCCGAGCACGAGAAGCTGGCCGCGTTCCACTTCTACCGGGCGGTCGGCGCCCGGATGGGGATCCGCGAGGTCCCGGACACGTTCGAGGGCTTCCGGACGTTCAAGCGTGAGTACGAGGCCGAGACGTTCCGTTACTCGGAGACGAACCGGCTGGTCGGGACGTACACGCTCGACCTGTTACGGAGCTGGTACCCGAAGCCGCTGTCCAAGCCGGTCGGCGTCGCGGTGCGGGCGCTGCTCGACGAGCCGATGCTGACCGCGTTCGGTTTCCGGCCCGCTCCGTCCTGGGTCGTCACCACCGCAGGGCGGGCGCTGCGCGGCCGGTCGGCGGTCGTCCGGCTGCTGCCGCCGCGGCGCAAGAGCATGCTCGGCCAGACCGGCAAGAACCTCACCTACCCCGGCTACCCGCAGGGCTACCGGCCGTCCGACCTCGGCGCCGGCCCCCCGCCCGCCGACATCGACCCGGCGTACCTCGCCCGGCCGCGCTCGACGTCCGCGCAGGAGTGAGGAACGTCGGACGGATCCTGGTCGCCGCCGGGCTGCTGCTCGTGCTCGGCGGCGCCGGGTTCCTCACCGAGCGTTACCGCGTGTACCAGGTGACCGGGCCGTCGATGGTGCCCGGTCTGCGCCCCGGCGACCGGATCGTCGTGGACACCGATCCGCCGCCGATCCGGGTCAACGACGTCGTCGTCCTCGGCCCGGACGCGTGGAGTTCGGTCGCGGGGGATTCGGTCGCGGGGGGTTCGGTCGCGGGTCCGGACGGCGCGCAGGGCGCCGACCGGATCAAGCGGGTGATCGCGTTCGGCGGCTCGACCGTCGTCTGCTGTGAGGAATCCGGCGCGTTGTCGGTCGACGACGCCGTCTTCGGCGGGCCGGAGACGCTGGACCCGTCGGCGGAGACGCCGTTCCGGGTCGTGGTCCCGCCCGGCCGCCTGTTCGTGGTCGGCGACAACCGGCCGCTGTCGGTGGACTCGCGGACGTTCGCCACCGGGCCCGGCGGCGGGACCGTCGCGGAGGACGACGTCCTCGGCCGGGTCGTCGCCGTGGCCTACCCGGCCGGACGCGCCGGGGTCGTGGGCTGGGAGGCCGGACCGTTCCGCACCGCGGTGGCCGCGGTCGTCATGGGCGCCACCGCGATTCTCGCGGGCGCGGTCGTGCGGGCCGTCACTGGCCTTCGGGCGCGACGGTCACGTCCAGCTCGGTCGAGCGAACGGTCCCGGCCCGGATGAGTACCTGACCGGCCGTGACGTCGCGGCCGGAGAACAGCGGCAGCGTGAGGTTCAGCTTCAGCCAGGTCGGGATGATCGCCGCGGTGATCGAGATCGGGAGCAGCGGGATGTCCAGGTACGGCACGGTGACCGTGCCGGACAGCCCGGTGGCGTAGATCTCGACGTCGGAGATGTCCAGGTTGACGCCGAGGTTGAGGACCGGACCCGGGTCCGCGGTGCGGATCCGGTAGGCGGCGGCGACCAGGCGGTCGGCGTGGAACACCAGCACCTTGATCGGGCCGGTCGCGGTGGGCAGCGTGGTCGCGCCGCGGAACGTGAAGCCGGTGGCCTCGAGCGTGTCCGCGCTGACCTGGGAGACGTTCGGAGCGACCGGGTAGCCCGGGCCGGTCCCGTCACCGGCGGCCGGTGGAGCGGTGCCGGACGCCGACGGCGTGGGGGTCGGCGTCGGCGTGGCGCCCGGGGTGGTGCCCGGTGACGGGGTCGTACCGCCGGGGGTGCCCGCCGACGGCGCGGGTGTCGGCGTCGTGGAGGGCTCCGGGCACGGGTCGGCGGGGCGCGGCAGCCAGGGGAGGATCAGGTCGATCAGGTCGGGCGAGTCGTCCGGGCACTCCGCGGTGGGGTCGCGCGGGGCCGCGGCGGCGGCCGGTGCCGCCGCCCCGGCCTGCACGGCACCGGCCAGGACCAGCGCCACGACCAGCACCAGCGCGGTCAACCCCGGCCCGTGGCCCCGCCCCGGTGGCGGCTCCGCGGCGGGCGAGACCGGCGCGGCCCGCCCCACGGCCGGTGCGCGGTCGTCCCCGGGCTCGCCGGTGCCCCGCTCACCCGTGCCCAGCGGGATTTCGGCGGTCGGCGCCTCGGCGTCCGGATCGGCTGCGCGGCGGTCGTCGTCCCCCGGGTCGTTGTCCAGCAGGTCGACCGGGTCGAGCACGTCGGTCGCGTCCTCGTCGGGGTCCGGCGCCGCCGGCCGGCGGCCGGCGTGACGGCCGGCCGCGACGGCCGAGTGTGGACGCCAGCCGAACGCCATGCTGGAGCCGACCAGCCCCAGCAGCATCCCGAACCCCAGCCCGCCGAGGTTCGTGGTGACGAACGAGGCCAGCGACACGATCACGCTGACCACCGCGACGAACGTCCGCTGCTGCGGCGCGAACCAGAAGAACAGGCCCGCCGCGATCAGGATCAGCCCGAACGCGACGCCGGACACCGCGGCGGTGCCGACGTGCATCATCACCGGCAGCGGTGCGAGCGGCACCGACAGCATGATCGTGCCGCCCGCGATCACCGCGCACCCGGCCCAGAACGGCCGGGTGCGCCGCCACCGCCGGAACCAGTGGCGGGCATCCGGGAACGGCAGCACCTCGTCGAGGCGGCCGCGAGCGGCCCCCGAACGAGGGGCCCCCGAACGAGGGGCCCCCGAGCGACTCAGTAGCACTCGTGCCGCCCGACCTTGACGCTGACGTCCATGCCGGACAGCTCGACGGTGCCGCCGCTGGCCGACCACGCGGTGCTGCGGACGTCGGTCGCGGTCAGCGACTCCGCCTGGACGGCGAACCGTCCCGGCGGGCCGCTGACGCCGTTGACCTTGTCCAGCGTGGACGCGTCCCGGCCCGCCTCCACGCCGGAGACCGTGCCGCGGCCGCCGAACAGCGAGTCCGAGTCGGCGACCACGTTGGTGCCGCTGACCGGGCCGTTCTGACCGGACAGCACCTTGAGCGACACCGGGCCGAGCACCGGGATGTCCACCACCGCGGAGGTGCAGACGTCGGTCATCTCGGCCTTCTCCACACCCGCCAGCATCACCGGGTGGCTCTTGCCGTCGACGCTGCGGACCGTGTCGAGGTACCCGGCGACGTTCGTGCCCTCCACCCGGGCCGCGGTCACCTTGAAGTTCTGTCCGGACACGCCGAACGACGCGGCGAGCGCGCCTTGCGCGACGGCGAGCGCCAGCACGCCGACGACGCCCAGGGACGGCACCAGCAGTACGGCCGTGCGTCCCCAGCGTGTCCGACCCTCTTCGAGGGCGTCCGGGTTCCGAGTGGTCACTTCTCCTCCTTGAGAACTAACGTGCTAGCGGTACAGGTCGTCGATCTCGCCCGCGTGCCGTTCCGAGATCGTGCGGCGCTTGAGCTTGAGCGTCGGCGTCAGTTCGCCGGACTCGGGGCTGAGCGCCGCGGGCAGGACGTGGAACTTCTTCACCTGCTCCGGCCGGGCCAGACGCGCGTTCGCGGCGTCGACCGCGGCCTGGAGCTCGGCCAGCACCACGGGGTGCTCGGCCAGGGCCTTCGGATCCGAAGCGTCGATGTTGTGCGCCGCCGCCCAGAGCGGTGCGGCCTCCTCGTCGAGGCTGATCAGCGCGGTGACGTACGGCCGCCGGTCGCCGATCGCGACCGCGTAGCCGATCAGCGGGTGGGTGCGGAGCAGGTTCTCGATCTGTGCCGGGGCGACGTTCTTGCCGCTGGCGGTGATCAGCAGTTCCTTCTTGCGGTCGGTGATCGTGAGGAACCCGTCCTCGTCGAGCGTGCCGATGTCGCCGGTGGCGAGCCAGCCGTCGGCGTCGGTGACCGGCTGGATCGACCCGTCCGCCTGCAGGTAGCCCTGGCAGACCAGCGGGCCGCGGACGAGGATCTCGCCGTCCTCGGCGAGCTTCAGCTCCATACCGACGTTCGGCACGCCGACGGTGCCCAGCTTGAATCGGCTCGGCGTGTTGATCGTGGCGGTGCCGGTGGTCTCGGTCATGCCCCAGACCTCGTAGACGTCCACGCCGATGCCGGCCAGGAACGTCAGCACCTCCACCGGGATCGGGGCCGCGCCGCTCCCGGCGTAGGTCACGTTGTCCAGGCCGAGCTTGGCGCGGATCGGCTTGAGGATCAGCGCGTCCAGCGAGGCCAGCTGCTCCGCGGTCTCCGGCGGGATCGGCTGCCCGGCCTCCCGCAGGCGGTAGCAGTCCAGCGCGAGTGCGCTCGCGCCGTTCACCGCGTCCTGGACGGCCGGCTCGGCCGCGGCGAGGAATCCCTGCAGCGCGGCGACCATCTTCTCCCAGACGCGGGGGACGCCGAAGAACGTGGACGGCCGGACGGCCAGCAGCGCCGCGACCGCCTGCGCCGTGTCGCTGACGATGTGCACGTGGCCGGCCCGGTACACCGGCACGTAGATGCCGAGAACCCGCTCGGCG contains these protein-coding regions:
- the lepB gene encoding signal peptidase I, whose amino-acid sequence is MRNVGRILVAAGLLLVLGGAGFLTERYRVYQVTGPSMVPGLRPGDRIVVDTDPPPIRVNDVVVLGPDAWSSVAGDSVAGGSVAGPDGAQGADRIKRVIAFGGSTVVCCEESGALSVDDAVFGGPETLDPSAETPFRVVVPPGRLFVVGDNRPLSVDSRTFATGPGGGTVAEDDVLGRVVAVAYPAGRAGVVGWEAGPFRTAVAAVVMGATAILAGAVVRAVTGLRARRSRPARSSERSRPG
- a CDS encoding AMP-dependent synthetase/ligase, with product MSLADECAAATAELTIPLLLRSNATEFADRPALTMLGDEDSTLTWGDLRRRVAAVSLGLADLGLRSGDRLLISASSRIEHWLVDLAAVHVGAVPGSAYATLSTPQLQYLADHSKATVLVIENAEQLARWSPVLGDLPEVRAIVLMDPTGVTFDDPRLTDLATVEAAGADRFAHDPSAFEEGWQHITPDHPVTLLYTSGTTGDPKGVVLSHRNVLHQAVAIELQVDTPAHAPTIGYLPLAHIAERVLGIYVPVYRAGHVHIVSDTAQAVAALLAVRPSTFFGVPRVWEKMVAALQGFLAAAEPAVQDAVNGASALALDCYRLREAGQPIPPETAEQLASLDALILKPIRAKLGLDNVTYAGSGAAPIPVEVLTFLAGIGVDVYEVWGMTETTGTATINTPSRFKLGTVGVPNVGMELKLAEDGEILVRGPLVCQGYLQADGSIQPVTDADGWLATGDIGTLDEDGFLTITDRKKELLITASGKNVAPAQIENLLRTHPLIGYAVAIGDRRPYVTALISLDEEAAPLWAAAHNIDASDPKALAEHPVVLAELQAAVDAANARLARPEQVKKFHVLPAALSPESGELTPTLKLKRRTISERHAGEIDDLYR
- a CDS encoding DUF6114 domain-containing protein, with protein sequence MLPFPDARHWFRRWRRTRPFWAGCAVIAGGTIMLSVPLAPLPVMMHVGTAAVSGVAFGLILIAAGLFFWFAPQQRTFVAVVSVIVSLASFVTTNLGGLGFGMLLGLVGSSMAFGWRPHSAVAAGRHAGRRPAAPDPDEDATDVLDPVDLLDNDPGDDDRRAADPDAEAPTAEIPLGTGERGTGEPGDDRAPAVGRAAPVSPAAEPPPGRGHGPGLTALVLVVALVLAGAVQAGAAAPAAAAAPRDPTAECPDDSPDLIDLILPWLPRPADPCPEPSTTPTPAPSAGTPGGTTPSPGTTPGATPTPTPTPSASGTAPPAAGDGTGPGYPVAPNVSQVSADTLEATGFTFRGATTLPTATGPIKVLVFHADRLVAAAYRIRTADPGPVLNLGVNLDISDVEIYATGLSGTVTVPYLDIPLLPISITAAIIPTWLKLNLTLPLFSGRDVTAGQVLIRAGTVRSTELDVTVAPEGQ
- a CDS encoding DUF6230 family protein, with amino-acid sequence MTTRNPDALEEGRTRWGRTAVLLVPSLGVVGVLALAVAQGALAASFGVSGQNFKVTAARVEGTNVAGYLDTVRSVDGKSHPVMLAGVEKAEMTDVCTSAVVDIPVLGPVSLKVLSGQNGPVSGTNVVADSDSLFGGRGTVSGVEAGRDASTLDKVNGVSGPPGRFAVQAESLTATDVRSTAWSASGGTVELSGMDVSVKVGRHECY
- a CDS encoding aldehyde dehydrogenase family protein, with amino-acid sequence MTAQTVLIGRNPATGEVLGEYPIAGENEVGAAVDRARTAATWWAGRPPAERRALLLAWKRELARGADELAALIRSETGKPLTDAGLEVMLAVEHLDWAARNAHRVLRGRTVRSGLLAANQRGVLSYRPLGVVGVIGPWNYPVYTPLGSVSYALAAGNAVVFKPSEYTPGVGRWLADKFLAAVGEPVLQVVTGDGTTGAALARSGVDKIAFTGSTATAKRVMAACAETLTPIVVEAGGKDAMIVAADADVDAAAAAAVFGGMGNSGQTCAGVERVYVERSVYAAFVDAVQARAMELRPGASEDSDYGPLTMPKQADVIAGHVADALARGGKPIVGGADAVRPPFVDPVVLTEVPEDSSAVTEETFGPVLIVNPVDDLDDAVRRANSTTLGLAGSVFTRDTKRGAAIAARLRVGAASVNSVLGFAAIPALPFGGVGDSGFGRIHGADGLREFSRANSLTVQRFRAPVDLMRFDRSPKAVATAWRMFRLRHARG
- a CDS encoding acyl-CoA dehydrogenase family protein; translated protein: MTPDLTDEQRAFAAAVADFCRREAGTREQRDALVADGGRHSPELYGKLAALGYLGAGLPEEYGGAGGGAVDLCLFLEETSKSLAPIGGFATSIIVAGAYERFGSEEQKKTILGGIANGAVESISMSEPGAGSDVAALTCRAEKRDDGWVINGQKTWCSNAHIADHILLVARTSGSGHEGLTMFNVPTGTPGLAIHGIETMGGREVNDLYFTDCVLPDSAVVGEVGNGWRQLMAGLNFERLVLAALMLGTAQRAFDDTLAYVTQRTQFGRPIGSFQALRHRLADLATELTCVRLLVYQVAELVDANPGKIFPREASMAKLKATEFAKAMALEGMQMMGGYGYATEYDMEHILRASVISTVYGGTSEIQRDIIGKTYGL
- a CDS encoding oxygenase MpaB family protein — encoded protein: MSTVVTVSRRPRTHWLRQILALDPERDHTEIYRISAGYEFPWDYQRALELALFRTYCVPTISSLLEATGEFRNRPQKRYDDTALLMAELAEHGYDSPRGKEALRVINRAHGQYAISNDDMRYVLSTFVYEPVDWIDRYGWRPLSEHEKLAAFHFYRAVGARMGIREVPDTFEGFRTFKREYEAETFRYSETNRLVGTYTLDLLRSWYPKPLSKPVGVAVRALLDEPMLTAFGFRPAPSWVVTTAGRALRGRSAVVRLLPPRRKSMLGQTGKNLTYPGYPQGYRPSDLGAGPPPADIDPAYLARPRSTSAQE
- a CDS encoding GntR family transcriptional regulator, translated to MAHRTNGVPIGRTARLRRPQLSDEVVAYLRDQIMSGELPPGTFIRLEDVAATLGVSITPVREALLTLRGEDMVELEPRRGYKVAPLSRQDIVDVFALQAHIAGELAVRAAAQITADELADLKEKQQGLRDAVRTATPAEIEEREFDFHRALNRIAAARKLSWFLHTALRYTPVRFYSTDAGWRASMLSAHEELLTALEARDGEQATAVMARHFTDGAERLLAHLDARGAWS